The following is a genomic window from Bosea sp. RAC05.
CGACACGCATCCCGGCAAGATGCTGGCGCCGAGCCTGATCTTCTACCCGTCTCCGAAGACCTTCCGGCTCGCCGACGGAACCAGCGTCAAGGCGCCCAGCGGACAACGCGACAGCCGTCCGGTCGCCGCGCAGCCCACGGCCAAGTTCCCGGGCGCGCCGCTGGCGCCCACCGGCGCCAATCCGATGCTCGATTCGGTCGGCCCCGGCTCCTGGGCCGAGCGCGCCGACAACCCGGAGATGACCTATGACAACCATCTCAAGATCGTCCCTGTCCGTGTCGCCACGGGCTATGCCTGCTCGGCCAAGGAAGATCCGCGCGGCTACGACGTGATCGGCGCCGACATGAAGGTCGCGGGCAAAGTCGTCGATCTCTGGGTCGATCGCTCCGAGGCCCTGATCCGCTACTTCGAGGTCGCGCTGACCAGCGGCCGCAGCGTGCTGCTGCCGGTGACCTTCTCCGACATCACGCGCGGCGCGAGGCCCGGCATCGGCCGCATCAAGGTCGAGGCGCTTCTGGCGAGACAGTTCGCCGACGTGCCCGCGACCCGCCAGCCCGATTCCGTCACGCGGCTCGAGGAGGAGAGGATCTGCGCCTATTACGGCGCCGGCACGCTCTACGCGACACCCGACCGCGCGGAGCCGCTGCTATGAGCCACGACGATTTCGCCTTCGAGCCGATTCCCGGCCTGCCCGCCCGTCCGCCGGAGGGTGAAACCATCCTCTGGCAGGGCGGGCCGGACTGGCGCGGCCTCGCCTGGCGCGCCTTCCATGTCCGCGAGGTCGCCTTCTATTTCGGCGCCCTCGTCGCCGCCCAGCCGGTGCTCGCGCTGATCCAGGGCACGCCGCTCGCCGCCACGCTGCTGCCGATGACCTGGATCGCTTTGGCGGGCAGCGTCGCCGCCGGCCTGCTCGCCGCGCTCGCCTGGCTCGCCGCCCGCGGCACCGTCTACACGATCACGAACCGCCGGCTCGTGATGCGCTTCGGCATCGCCCTGCCGATGACGATCAACCTGCCCTTCGCGCTCGTGGCCGGAGCCGGCCTGAAGCTGCGTCGCAGCGGCCTGGGAGACATCCCGGTCGCCCTCGTCCCGGGGGAGCGTGTCTCCTACATCGTCATGTGGCCGCATGCGCGGCCCTGGCGCCTGGGGCGGCCGGAGCCGATGCTGCGGGATCTGCCGGAGGCCGAGCGCGCCGCCGACATCCTGGCCCGCGCCCTGTCGGTCCATTGCGGCGCCGCTGTCCCCGCACGCCTGCCGGTTGCGGACGCCGCCAACGACCAGCGCCTGCCCCAGGGCATGGCGGCGGCGGGTTGAGGAGACCGGGACGATGAGCGACACCGCCCTTCCCCCGCAACCATCGACCAGCCTGTCGCCACCGCGCTGGACGCTGGTCGGCATGGCCCTGATGATGGTCGCGACGATCGCCATTGCCGGCTTCGCGCGCCAGACCGGCATCGGCGCCACCGGCATCCCGGACAGTCCGACCGTCGCCCGGGCCGATCTGCGCTTCGAGGACCGCGAGGACGGCTCCGTCCTGGTCCGTGACGGCTCCGGCCGGGCGCTCGCGACGATCGCCGTCGGCGCCGACGGCTTCATCCGCGGCACGATGCGCAGCCTGGCGCGCCAGCGCAAACAGGCCGGCCTGCCGCGGGACCTGCCCTTCCTCCTGGAGCGTCGCGAGAATGGCCGCCTGAGCCTGAGCGATCCTTCGACCGGCGCCCGGATCGAGCTCGACGCCTTCGGAAGCGGCAACGCCGCCACCTTCGCGCGCTTCCTGCCCCCTCGGGAGAACCGCTCATGACCGATTTCACTTTGACGGAC
Proteins encoded in this region:
- the puhA gene encoding photosynthetic reaction center subunit H, with the protein product MREILGYMDVAQIAIWLFWLFFAGLVIYLRREDRREGYPLEADTHPGKMLAPSLIFYPSPKTFRLADGTSVKAPSGQRDSRPVAAQPTAKFPGAPLAPTGANPMLDSVGPGSWAERADNPEMTYDNHLKIVPVRVATGYACSAKEDPRGYDVIGADMKVAGKVVDLWVDRSEALIRYFEVALTSGRSVLLPVTFSDITRGARPGIGRIKVEALLARQFADVPATRQPDSVTRLEEERICAYYGAGTLYATPDRAEPLL
- the puhC gene encoding photosynthetic complex assembly protein PuhC is translated as MSDTALPPQPSTSLSPPRWTLVGMALMMVATIAIAGFARQTGIGATGIPDSPTVARADLRFEDREDGSVLVRDGSGRALATIAVGADGFIRGTMRSLARQRKQAGLPRDLPFLLERRENGRLSLSDPSTGARIELDAFGSGNAATFARFLPPRENRS
- the puhB gene encoding photosynthetic complex putative assembly protein PuhB → MSHDDFAFEPIPGLPARPPEGETILWQGGPDWRGLAWRAFHVREVAFYFGALVAAQPVLALIQGTPLAATLLPMTWIALAGSVAAGLLAALAWLAARGTVYTITNRRLVMRFGIALPMTINLPFALVAGAGLKLRRSGLGDIPVALVPGERVSYIVMWPHARPWRLGRPEPMLRDLPEAERAADILARALSVHCGAAVPARLPVADAANDQRLPQGMAAAG